In a single window of the Solea senegalensis isolate Sse05_10M linkage group LG1, IFAPA_SoseM_1, whole genome shotgun sequence genome:
- the nrros gene encoding transforming growth factor beta activator LRRC33 isoform X1 yields MSLSLCHVFNSKNVKMPVHGLTPILLRLLPLWMILTPISSRLIQRTALCNHAQLTSVPSELPRNIEELQLNYNHIQTLRGDSLLAYPSLNSLSLASNALEKIESDTFQNSKLLKSLNLANNSLHIGTQETSDALKKLPGLRALDLSENKLWDEMVITLLQNLTSLEYLNLSGNLLQRLDETYFGDLRQLKELDLQRNVIFEIDSAFHGNTKLQRLNLAYNYLPCLTDFQMTQLVVLNASHNFIEWFISRQDLNDTFQLETLDLSDNKLLFFPFLPSHSRLRNLYLAHNTLRFYENLDFPNSTTSVEFYNLNKNVSNITAQLWNDSLHGDISSLEILDLRVNQVQYFPQGFIQKMSALFRLQMCKNCLKSLNLTSEQFSGSLYELDVSDNRLNEIVADERTLATLGNLTYFNLSLNDLGGLPSGLFSSLPSLRSVDLSYNNVDICFSEEAEISTDTFASCVDWKNVVSLEQLYLKGCNLQVIPRTAFAGLSLTHLELSNNPGLIVQQPMQSLSRTLQHLGLGNTHIQDFDFSSFENLRFLNISRNSLAHLPQSLLNLDLKVLDLRDNRLSTIPPGVANALAPKLRFVFLTGNPFNCCQTEWFRTFEKTKTISMVEQSDIECEDPLVTTHRVQHLPSFVCSGDARESIFWYIVLFVPICLSFVGISAIVLFTFKPKMLKKSIKKKCLKRTSY; encoded by the exons ATGTCTCTGTCGCTGTGTCATGTGttcaacagtaaaaatgttaaaatgccaGTCCACGGGCTCACCCCCATTCTGCTGCGCCTGTTACCTCTGTGGATGATCCTGACACCAATCTCAAGTCGGCTG ATACAAAGAACAGCGCTCTGCAATCATGCCCAGCTCACGTCGGTGCCTTCAGAATTACCGCGCAACATAGAGGAGCTTCAGCTCAACTACAATCACATCCAAACACTACGAGGCGACTCTCTGCTCGCTTACCCTTCACTAAACAGCCTGAGCTTAGCTTCTAACGCTCTGGAGAAAATTGAATCAGACACTTTTCAAAACTCAAAGTTGTTAAAAAGCCTTAATTTGGCAAATAACAGTCTTCATATTGGCACACAAGAGACCAGTGACGCTCTGAAGAAGTTACCTGGACTTAGAGCTTTAGATCTTTCGGAGAATAAGCTTTGGGATGAAATGGTCATCACTCTTCTCCAGAATTTGACGTCCTTAGAATACCTCAATCTCTCGGGAAACCTCCTGCAGAGACTGGACGAGACCTACTTCGGGGATCTTCGCCAGCTCAAAGAACTCGACTTGCAGAGGAACGTCATCTTTGAGATTGATAGCGCCTTTCACGGCAACACCAAGCTCCAGCGGCTCAACTTGGCCTACAACTATCTGCCTTGTTTGACCGACTTCCAAATGACCCAGCTGGTGGTCCTGAACGCCAGCCACAACTTCATCGAGTGGTTCATCTCTCGACAAGATCTCAATGACACTTTCCAGCTGGAGACGCTCGATCTATCAGACAACAAACTGCTCTTCTTCCCTTTCTTGCCCAGCCACAGTCGTCTACGCAACCTCTACCTGGCCCACAACACCCTCAGGTTCTACGAAAACCTGGATTTCCCGAACTCGACTACGTCCGTTGAGTTCTACAACCTGAACAAGAACGTGAGCAACATCACCGCTCAGCTGTGGAATGACAGCCTTCACGGTGACATCTCGTCTCTGGAGATATTGGATCTAAGAGTGAACCAGGTGCAGTATTTCCCCCAGGGATTCATCCAGAAAATGTCCGCCCTCTTCAGACTCCAGATGTGCAAAAACTGTCTGAAATCCTTGAATCTAACGTCTGAACAGTTCTCTGGCAGCTTGTATGAGCTGGACGTCAGTGACAACAGGCTGAACGAGATTGTAGCAGATGAAAGAACACTGGCCACCCTTGGTAATCTGACATATTTCAATCTGAGCCTGAACGATCTCGGGGGGTTGCCCTCGGGATTGTTTTCCTCACTGCCAAGTTTAAGGTCAGTGGATCTCAGCTATAACAacgttgacatttgtttttccgAAGAAGCTGAGATCAGCACGGACACTTTCGCGTCTTGTGTGGATTGGAAAAATGTCGTGTCCCTCGAGCAGCTTTACCTCAAAGGGTGCAACCTTCAAGTCATTCCAAGGACGGCGTTTGCCGGGCTGTCACTAACGCATTTGGAACTGTCCAACAACCCTGGACTTATAGTCCAACAGCCGATGCAAAGTCTGAGCAGAACTTTGCAACATCTAGGCTTAGGAAACACTCACATACAAGACTTTGATTTCTCGTCTTTCGAAAATCTgaggtttttaaacatttcaaggAACTCTCTTGCACATCTTCCTCAGTCGCTCCTAAACCTTGACCTGAAAGTGCTCGACCTGAGGGACAACAGACTGTCCACCATCCCTCCAGGTGTGGCCAACGCATTAGCTCCAAAACTTCGCTTTGTTTTCCTGACAGGAAATCCCTTCAACTGCTGCCAAACGGAGTGGTTCAGGACATTCGAAAAGACAAAGACGATCAGTATGGTCGAACAATCGGACATTGAATGCGAGGATCCTCTCGTAACGACACACAGAGTTCAGCACTTACCGTCATTTGTGTGCTCGGGCGACGCTAGGGAATCGATATTCTGGTACATTGTGCTGTTTGTACCCATCTGCCTTTCGTTTGTGGGCATTTCGGCAATTGTCCTTTTCACCTTCAAGCCCAAAATGCTtaaaaaatccattaaaaagAAGTGTCTGAAGCGTACATCCTACTGA
- the fam168b gene encoding myelin-associated neurite-outgrowth inhibitor isoform X1 produces MNPVYSPAPTGVPFTNTKGISYSAAGFPVGYAAAAAPAYNPNIYAGANPAFTSGYAPGTPFKMSCSPNTGTVPPYSSSPNPYHTAVYPVRSTYPQQNPYAQALIPSQQQGTYYTQPLYAAPPHVIHHTTVVQPNGMPAAMYAPTIPPPRPNGVAMGMVAGTTMAMSAGTLLTTPSPAPVAPHQVTMPTYRPPGTPSYSYVPPQW; encoded by the exons ATGAATCCGGTGTACAGCCCGGCACCAACAGGGGTCCCCTTCACCAATACTAAGGGGATAAGCTACTCAG CAGCTGGATTTCCTGTCGGCTACGCAGCGGCAGCTGCTCCAGCTTACAATCCCAACATCTACGCAGGAGCAAACCCAGCCTTCACCAGTG GCTATGCTCCAGGCACTCCTTTCAAAATGTCCTGCTCCCCCAACACGGGGACTGTGCCACCGTACTCCTCCTCACCCAACCCCTACCACACCGCTGTTTACCCCGTCAGGAGCACTTACCCCCAACAGAACCCATATGCACAG GCATTAATACCGTCACAACAGCAGGGCACTTACTACACACAGCCGCTGTATGCCGCGCCGCCTCATGTTATTCATCACACAACGGTGGTGCAGCCTAACGGGATGCCTGCAGCCATGTATGCCCCGACCATCCCTCCTCCCCGCCCCAACGGCGTCGCCATGGGGATGGTAGCCGGCACCACCATGGCCATGTCTGCTG GGACTCTGTTGACAACTCCATCACCAGCACCTGTTGCCCCCCACCAAGTCACGATGCCCACATATCGGCCTCCTGGCACACCCAGCTACAGCTATGTGCCCCCACAGTGGTGA
- the fbxo45 gene encoding F-box/SPRY domain-containing protein 1: MSCAAVMSGAVGGGGGGSSCLGAAAAASCSSAGSPYAAAAGGGAGVAGRLPARVLEHVFSYLELSDLMRCALVCWHWYNMLADENSEVWRSLCSRTLSDEAMRSDILCNLPTYRGKLKAFQHALSSHDCSRNVYVKKNGFTLHRNPIAQSTDGARGKIGFSEGRHAWEIWWEGPLGTVAVIGIATKRAAMQCQGYVALLGSDDQSWGWNLVDNNLLHNGEVNGNFPQCNNAPKYQIGERIRVILDMDDKTLAFERGFEFLGVAFRGLPKVCLFPAVSAVYGNTEVTMVYLGKPLDG; encoded by the exons ATGAGCTGTGCGGCTGTAATGTCTGGAGCTgtcggtggaggaggaggaggctcctCTTGTCTGGGCGCAGCGGCGGCAGCCAGTTGCAGCTCCGCCGGCTCTCCCTACGCTGCTGCAGCCGGAGGAGGTGCTGGGGTGGCCGGGAGGCTGCCGGCCCGTGTCCTGGAGCATGTTTTCTCCTATCTGGAGCTGTCTGATTTGATGCGGTGCGCGCTTGTCTGCTGGCATTGGTACAATATGCTGGCGGATGAAAACAGCGAGGTGTGGCGCAGCCTCTGCAGCCGGACTCTGAGCGATGAAGCTATGCGGTCAGACATCCTGTGCAACCTGCCCACCTACAGAGGAAAA CTCAAGGCTTTTCAACACGCTCTCAGCTCCCACGACTGCTCTCGCAACGTCTACGTGAAGAAGAACGGCTTCACCCTGCACCGCAACCCCATTGCCCAGAGCACAGACGGTGCGCGGGGGAAGATTGGCTTCTCAGAAGGGCGTCACGCCTGGGAGATCTGGTGGGAAGGCCCCCTTGGTACTGTGGCAGTAATAGGCATCGCCACGAAGCGGGCGGCGATGCAGTGTCAGGGCTATGTGGCGCTCCTGGGCAGTGACGACCAGAGCTGGGGCTGGAATCTGGTCGACAACAACCTGCTTCACAACGGCGAAGTGAATGGGAACTTCCCACAGTGTAACAATGCACCCAAATATCAG ATTGGGGAGAGAATCCGGGTCATCCTCGACATGGATGACAAGACGTTAGCCTTCGAGAGAGGTTTTGAATTTCTCGGAGTAGCATTTCGTGGACTGCCCAAAGTCTGCCTGTTCCCTGCTGTCTCTGCAGTTTACGGCAACACTGAAGTCACCATGGTGTACCTGGGAAAACCTCTGGACGGCTAA
- the nrros gene encoding transforming growth factor beta activator LRRC33 isoform X2, whose product MPVHGLTPILLRLLPLWMILTPISSRLIQRTALCNHAQLTSVPSELPRNIEELQLNYNHIQTLRGDSLLAYPSLNSLSLASNALEKIESDTFQNSKLLKSLNLANNSLHIGTQETSDALKKLPGLRALDLSENKLWDEMVITLLQNLTSLEYLNLSGNLLQRLDETYFGDLRQLKELDLQRNVIFEIDSAFHGNTKLQRLNLAYNYLPCLTDFQMTQLVVLNASHNFIEWFISRQDLNDTFQLETLDLSDNKLLFFPFLPSHSRLRNLYLAHNTLRFYENLDFPNSTTSVEFYNLNKNVSNITAQLWNDSLHGDISSLEILDLRVNQVQYFPQGFIQKMSALFRLQMCKNCLKSLNLTSEQFSGSLYELDVSDNRLNEIVADERTLATLGNLTYFNLSLNDLGGLPSGLFSSLPSLRSVDLSYNNVDICFSEEAEISTDTFASCVDWKNVVSLEQLYLKGCNLQVIPRTAFAGLSLTHLELSNNPGLIVQQPMQSLSRTLQHLGLGNTHIQDFDFSSFENLRFLNISRNSLAHLPQSLLNLDLKVLDLRDNRLSTIPPGVANALAPKLRFVFLTGNPFNCCQTEWFRTFEKTKTISMVEQSDIECEDPLVTTHRVQHLPSFVCSGDARESIFWYIVLFVPICLSFVGISAIVLFTFKPKMLKKSIKKKCLKRTSY is encoded by the exons atgccaGTCCACGGGCTCACCCCCATTCTGCTGCGCCTGTTACCTCTGTGGATGATCCTGACACCAATCTCAAGTCGGCTG ATACAAAGAACAGCGCTCTGCAATCATGCCCAGCTCACGTCGGTGCCTTCAGAATTACCGCGCAACATAGAGGAGCTTCAGCTCAACTACAATCACATCCAAACACTACGAGGCGACTCTCTGCTCGCTTACCCTTCACTAAACAGCCTGAGCTTAGCTTCTAACGCTCTGGAGAAAATTGAATCAGACACTTTTCAAAACTCAAAGTTGTTAAAAAGCCTTAATTTGGCAAATAACAGTCTTCATATTGGCACACAAGAGACCAGTGACGCTCTGAAGAAGTTACCTGGACTTAGAGCTTTAGATCTTTCGGAGAATAAGCTTTGGGATGAAATGGTCATCACTCTTCTCCAGAATTTGACGTCCTTAGAATACCTCAATCTCTCGGGAAACCTCCTGCAGAGACTGGACGAGACCTACTTCGGGGATCTTCGCCAGCTCAAAGAACTCGACTTGCAGAGGAACGTCATCTTTGAGATTGATAGCGCCTTTCACGGCAACACCAAGCTCCAGCGGCTCAACTTGGCCTACAACTATCTGCCTTGTTTGACCGACTTCCAAATGACCCAGCTGGTGGTCCTGAACGCCAGCCACAACTTCATCGAGTGGTTCATCTCTCGACAAGATCTCAATGACACTTTCCAGCTGGAGACGCTCGATCTATCAGACAACAAACTGCTCTTCTTCCCTTTCTTGCCCAGCCACAGTCGTCTACGCAACCTCTACCTGGCCCACAACACCCTCAGGTTCTACGAAAACCTGGATTTCCCGAACTCGACTACGTCCGTTGAGTTCTACAACCTGAACAAGAACGTGAGCAACATCACCGCTCAGCTGTGGAATGACAGCCTTCACGGTGACATCTCGTCTCTGGAGATATTGGATCTAAGAGTGAACCAGGTGCAGTATTTCCCCCAGGGATTCATCCAGAAAATGTCCGCCCTCTTCAGACTCCAGATGTGCAAAAACTGTCTGAAATCCTTGAATCTAACGTCTGAACAGTTCTCTGGCAGCTTGTATGAGCTGGACGTCAGTGACAACAGGCTGAACGAGATTGTAGCAGATGAAAGAACACTGGCCACCCTTGGTAATCTGACATATTTCAATCTGAGCCTGAACGATCTCGGGGGGTTGCCCTCGGGATTGTTTTCCTCACTGCCAAGTTTAAGGTCAGTGGATCTCAGCTATAACAacgttgacatttgtttttccgAAGAAGCTGAGATCAGCACGGACACTTTCGCGTCTTGTGTGGATTGGAAAAATGTCGTGTCCCTCGAGCAGCTTTACCTCAAAGGGTGCAACCTTCAAGTCATTCCAAGGACGGCGTTTGCCGGGCTGTCACTAACGCATTTGGAACTGTCCAACAACCCTGGACTTATAGTCCAACAGCCGATGCAAAGTCTGAGCAGAACTTTGCAACATCTAGGCTTAGGAAACACTCACATACAAGACTTTGATTTCTCGTCTTTCGAAAATCTgaggtttttaaacatttcaaggAACTCTCTTGCACATCTTCCTCAGTCGCTCCTAAACCTTGACCTGAAAGTGCTCGACCTGAGGGACAACAGACTGTCCACCATCCCTCCAGGTGTGGCCAACGCATTAGCTCCAAAACTTCGCTTTGTTTTCCTGACAGGAAATCCCTTCAACTGCTGCCAAACGGAGTGGTTCAGGACATTCGAAAAGACAAAGACGATCAGTATGGTCGAACAATCGGACATTGAATGCGAGGATCCTCTCGTAACGACACACAGAGTTCAGCACTTACCGTCATTTGTGTGCTCGGGCGACGCTAGGGAATCGATATTCTGGTACATTGTGCTGTTTGTACCCATCTGCCTTTCGTTTGTGGGCATTTCGGCAATTGTCCTTTTCACCTTCAAGCCCAAAATGCTtaaaaaatccattaaaaagAAGTGTCTGAAGCGTACATCCTACTGA
- the fam168b gene encoding myelin-associated neurite-outgrowth inhibitor isoform X2, with the protein MNPVYSPAPTGVPFTNTKGISYSAGFPVGYAAAAAPAYNPNIYAGANPAFTSGYAPGTPFKMSCSPNTGTVPPYSSSPNPYHTAVYPVRSTYPQQNPYAQALIPSQQQGTYYTQPLYAAPPHVIHHTTVVQPNGMPAAMYAPTIPPPRPNGVAMGMVAGTTMAMSAGTLLTTPSPAPVAPHQVTMPTYRPPGTPSYSYVPPQW; encoded by the exons ATGAATCCGGTGTACAGCCCGGCACCAACAGGGGTCCCCTTCACCAATACTAAGGGGATAAGCTACTCAG CTGGATTTCCTGTCGGCTACGCAGCGGCAGCTGCTCCAGCTTACAATCCCAACATCTACGCAGGAGCAAACCCAGCCTTCACCAGTG GCTATGCTCCAGGCACTCCTTTCAAAATGTCCTGCTCCCCCAACACGGGGACTGTGCCACCGTACTCCTCCTCACCCAACCCCTACCACACCGCTGTTTACCCCGTCAGGAGCACTTACCCCCAACAGAACCCATATGCACAG GCATTAATACCGTCACAACAGCAGGGCACTTACTACACACAGCCGCTGTATGCCGCGCCGCCTCATGTTATTCATCACACAACGGTGGTGCAGCCTAACGGGATGCCTGCAGCCATGTATGCCCCGACCATCCCTCCTCCCCGCCCCAACGGCGTCGCCATGGGGATGGTAGCCGGCACCACCATGGCCATGTCTGCTG GGACTCTGTTGACAACTCCATCACCAGCACCTGTTGCCCCCCACCAAGTCACGATGCCCACATATCGGCCTCCTGGCACACCCAGCTACAGCTATGTGCCCCCACAGTGGTGA